From one Lysinibacillus sp. G4S2 genomic stretch:
- the nikC gene encoding nickel transporter permease produces MTGAIDIKTEAAPSRERASGPWREGWRSFKKSKISLVGAGIVLFFILIAIFGPMIAPEGINEQNLTKRLLAPSSEHWFGTDDFGRDIFSRIIHGARISLSVGFFSVILSVIVGSSLGIIAGYYGRWIDTIISRIFDIMLAFPSILLAIAVVAVLGPSLQNALIAIAIINVPNFGRLIRSKVLSVKEEEYIVAAKAIGMRDARILFSHILPNSMTPIIVQGTLAIATAIIEAAALGFLGLGAQAPAPEWGKMLADARIYLLKAPWTMIFPGLAIMLTVLGFNLMGDGLRDALDPKMKS; encoded by the coding sequence ATGACTGGAGCGATAGATATAAAAACAGAGGCAGCACCAAGTCGTGAACGTGCGTCAGGCCCTTGGAGAGAAGGCTGGCGTAGCTTTAAAAAGAGCAAAATTTCCCTAGTAGGTGCAGGCATTGTACTATTTTTTATTTTAATTGCTATATTTGGTCCAATGATTGCTCCCGAAGGTATTAATGAACAAAATTTAACGAAGCGTTTATTAGCACCGTCAAGTGAGCATTGGTTTGGAACAGATGACTTTGGTCGGGATATTTTTTCTAGAATCATACATGGAGCTCGTATTTCTTTATCGGTAGGCTTTTTTTCGGTTATTCTTTCTGTTATTGTAGGTAGTTCACTTGGCATTATTGCGGGTTATTATGGAAGATGGATTGATACGATTATCTCGCGTATTTTTGATATTATGTTAGCGTTTCCTAGTATTTTACTAGCTATTGCAGTAGTGGCAGTGCTTGGCCCATCTTTACAAAATGCATTGATTGCCATTGCTATTATTAACGTACCAAATTTTGGTCGTCTCATTCGTTCGAAAGTATTAAGTGTCAAGGAAGAGGAATATATCGTAGCAGCAAAGGCCATAGGAATGCGAGATGCACGAATTTTATTTTCGCATATATTGCCCAACTCGATGACGCCAATAATCGTACAGGGAACGCTAGCTATTGCGACAGCGATTATTGAAGCAGCAGCATTAGGCTTCCTAGGATTAGGAGCTCAAGCACCAGCACCAGAGTGGGGGAAAATGCTTGCAGATGCCCGTATCTATTTATTAAAGGCACCATGGACGATGATTTTCCCAGGCTTGGCTATTATGTTAACAGTTCTTGGTTTTAATCTAATGGGGGATGGTTTGCGTGATGCACTTGACCCAAAAATGAAAAGTTAA
- a CDS encoding cysteine protease StiP family protein, translating into MISIMQPDKMGSYAPEDVVFLFRDISNVLLELDNEKRERLIQSGTHYSEMLPVEYHPTEAYMALFHETLSVYKERIALAVGIVAEQIVEHHGLENLVLVSLARAGTPIGILIKRYLKMRYSVCVPHYSISILRGRGFDETAIRYIFAKHSQASIQFIDGWTGKGAITTELLQSCEKFNANHKEQLSANLAVLADPGHCASIYGTRADFLIPSACLNSTVSGLVSRTVLNLQFMDETDFHGAKYYKELEDVDVSNLYIDRVAACFEKVQKEVEQQLLERTASPITWQGMKSVQAIQQAFGIYNIHFIKPGVGETTRVLLRRIPWKILINPKYMNELEHILLLAQERNVPIEEYSNMSYACCGLIKEIERR; encoded by the coding sequence ATGATCTCAATTATGCAGCCAGATAAAATGGGTAGCTATGCACCTGAAGATGTTGTTTTTTTATTTCGTGATATTAGTAATGTCTTACTTGAATTGGATAATGAAAAACGTGAACGTCTTATCCAATCTGGTACGCATTATTCAGAAATGTTGCCAGTCGAATATCATCCAACTGAGGCGTATATGGCACTTTTTCATGAAACTTTAAGTGTCTATAAAGAACGCATTGCATTAGCTGTTGGTATTGTGGCTGAACAAATTGTAGAACATCATGGTTTAGAAAATTTAGTACTTGTGAGTTTAGCAAGGGCAGGTACGCCAATAGGCATTTTAATTAAACGTTATTTAAAAATGCGTTATAGTGTCTGTGTCCCTCATTACTCCATATCCATTCTTCGTGGTCGAGGTTTTGATGAGACAGCTATTCGTTACATTTTTGCTAAACATTCTCAAGCAAGTATTCAATTTATCGATGGCTGGACGGGTAAAGGTGCCATCACAACGGAATTGCTACAGTCATGTGAAAAGTTCAATGCAAATCATAAAGAGCAACTGAGTGCAAATTTGGCTGTGTTGGCTGATCCAGGACATTGCGCTTCGATTTATGGAACGCGTGCAGATTTTTTAATCCCTTCAGCATGTTTGAATTCCACTGTATCCGGGTTGGTGAGCCGTACGGTTTTGAATTTGCAATTTATGGATGAAACTGATTTTCATGGGGCTAAATACTATAAAGAACTCGAGGATGTAGATGTGTCAAACTTATACATAGATCGTGTAGCTGCGTGTTTTGAAAAAGTGCAGAAGGAGGTTGAACAACAACTTCTTGAGCGAACAGCCTCTCCGATAACTTGGCAGGGCATGAAATCAGTGCAAGCGATTCAACAGGCATTTGGTATTTATAATATTCATTTTATTAAACCTGGTGTTGGTGAAACAACACGAGTATTACTAAGACGAATTCCATGGAAAATTTTAATTAATCCAAAATACATGAATGAACTTGAACACATCTTATTATTAGCGCAGGAAAGAAATGTACCAATAGAAG
- a CDS encoding dipeptide ABC transporter ATP-binding protein — MSKVLLKVDGLKKYFPIRKGVFNTQVGDVKAVDDVSFEVFEGETLGIVGESGCGKSTTGRLLMRLLEPTEGKIEFAGKMISELSNNEMRKARRDIQMIFQDPYASLNPRHSIGKILEEPLIVHGMGNAKERKQKVLELLEIVGLHEYHVKRYPHQFSGGQRQRIGIARALMTNPRLIIADEPVSALDVSIQAQVLNLLQNLQKDLKLTYIFISHDLGVVRHISNRVGVMYLGKLVELTASEDLYAEPLHPYTQALLSSVPVPDPTFEREQLIISGDIPSASNPPSGCTFHTRCPFKKEECSQIVPKMHEVKPGHYVACHLYDAIQHSMI; from the coding sequence ATGTCGAAAGTGTTGTTGAAAGTTGATGGTTTAAAAAAATATTTTCCCATTCGGAAGGGTGTCTTTAATACACAGGTTGGAGACGTAAAGGCAGTGGATGATGTTTCCTTTGAAGTTTTTGAAGGAGAAACATTAGGCATTGTAGGTGAGTCCGGGTGTGGTAAATCAACAACTGGTCGACTTTTAATGCGATTACTTGAGCCAACAGAGGGCAAAATTGAATTCGCAGGTAAAATGATTTCAGAATTATCGAATAATGAAATGCGCAAAGCCCGTAGAGACATTCAAATGATTTTCCAAGATCCTTATGCCTCTCTTAATCCGAGACATAGTATTGGGAAAATATTGGAGGAGCCTCTTATTGTTCATGGAATGGGCAATGCAAAGGAACGGAAACAGAAGGTATTAGAGCTTCTCGAAATTGTTGGGTTACATGAATATCATGTGAAACGGTATCCACATCAATTTAGTGGTGGTCAAAGACAGCGTATCGGCATCGCCCGTGCACTAATGACGAATCCGCGTTTAATAATTGCGGATGAGCCTGTTTCTGCACTCGATGTGTCCATACAGGCCCAAGTATTGAATTTATTGCAAAACTTACAAAAGGACTTAAAGCTAACTTATATTTTTATTTCCCATGATTTAGGGGTTGTACGCCATATTAGTAATCGTGTAGGTGTGATGTATTTAGGGAAATTAGTGGAGTTGACTGCAAGCGAGGATTTATATGCTGAGCCACTTCACCCATATACACAGGCACTGCTATCCTCGGTACCTGTTCCAGATCCTACGTTTGAACGTGAACAGCTCATTATTTCTGGAGATATTCCAAGTGCTTCGAATCCGCCAAGCGGGTGCACTTTCCATACGAGATGTCCTTTTAAAAAAGAAGAATGTTCTCAAATAGTTCCGAAAATGCATGAAGTGAAACCGGGTCATTATGTTGCTTGCCATCTATATGATGCAATCCAACATTCAATGATATAA
- a CDS encoding TerD family protein, with the protein MGISLQKGQKVDLTKSNPGLTNVVVGLGWDTNKYDGGNDFDLDSSVFLLADTGKVADQNDFIFYNNPTGGNGSVEHSGDNLTGIGDGDDEVVKVALTQVPAHVQRIAFTVTIHEAEARSQNFGMVSNAYIRIMNAASNEELIRYDLGEDFSIETAIVVGELYRHNGEWKFNAVGAGYQGGLAVLCNDYGLDVN; encoded by the coding sequence ATGGGAATTTCATTGCAAAAAGGTCAAAAGGTAGATTTAACAAAATCAAATCCAGGGTTAACAAATGTTGTTGTTGGTTTAGGCTGGGATACAAATAAATATGATGGTGGAAATGATTTTGATTTAGATTCATCTGTATTTTTACTTGCTGATACAGGGAAAGTAGCAGATCAAAATGATTTTATCTTCTATAATAATCCAACAGGTGGTAACGGTTCAGTTGAACACTCTGGTGATAATCTAACAGGTATTGGCGATGGCGATGATGAAGTGGTAAAAGTAGCTTTAACTCAAGTACCTGCACATGTACAACGTATAGCATTCACTGTAACAATCCATGAGGCAGAAGCGCGTAGCCAAAACTTCGGTATGGTTTCTAATGCATACATTCGTATTATGAATGCAGCTTCAAATGAGGAACTAATACGTTATGATTTAGGGGAAGATTTCAGTATTGAAACAGCTATTGTTGTAGGTGAACTGTATCGCCATAACGGTGAATGGAAGTTTAACGCAGTCGGAGCTGGTTACCAAGGTGGATTGGCTGTTCTTTGTAACGATTATGGCTTAGATGTAAACTAA
- a CDS encoding HpcH/HpaI aldolase/citrate lyase family protein, translating to MQHFATEAETIFYKKPQPFTKWETPDILSYALGATLYMPASMPNIVSIIQSRKYKELASLVIDLEDAVGDTELESCEAKLIGDISELYMLYSTKQLLPQELPLIFIRVRNIGQFRHLTTMLGERQEVLTGYVFPKFTAAQGAIYFELLEQTIQQHQLTLYGMPILESREVLYKESRMDALFAIKEVLQQYRQRVLNVRIGATDFCGIYGIRRRMDSTIYDISVIRDCVADIVNILGREEDGFIISGPVWEYFSNQRVLKPELRVTPFSEKGALATRKALLDDCLDGLMKEVLMDRQNGILGKTVIHPSHIRVVHALYAISYEEYLDALSIVENNDGQKGVLKSQYANKMNEIKPHMRWAQRILRQAHVYGVYHESIDFASLLLNSEIGSSDCLCNK from the coding sequence TTGCAACATTTTGCAACAGAAGCAGAGACGATTTTTTATAAAAAGCCACAGCCTTTTACGAAATGGGAAACCCCAGATATTTTGTCATATGCCTTGGGTGCGACTTTGTATATGCCTGCATCTATGCCCAATATTGTGAGTATAATACAATCACGAAAATATAAAGAGCTGGCATCATTGGTCATAGATTTAGAGGATGCAGTAGGAGATACTGAATTAGAGAGCTGTGAGGCAAAATTGATAGGTGATATTAGTGAATTATATATGCTCTATAGCACTAAACAACTACTACCTCAGGAATTACCACTAATATTTATTCGCGTTAGAAATATCGGACAATTCAGACATTTAACCACTATGCTAGGAGAGCGACAAGAAGTATTAACAGGTTATGTATTTCCTAAATTTACAGCAGCGCAAGGGGCTATCTATTTTGAATTATTGGAGCAAACGATTCAACAGCATCAATTAACCTTATATGGTATGCCGATTTTAGAAAGTCGTGAAGTTTTATATAAGGAATCTCGTATGGATGCGTTATTTGCTATTAAAGAAGTCCTGCAGCAATACCGACAGCGAGTATTAAACGTGCGTATAGGTGCCACTGATTTTTGCGGAATATATGGCATTCGGCGTCGTATGGATTCGACAATTTATGATATAAGTGTAATCCGAGATTGTGTTGCTGATATTGTCAATATACTAGGTCGTGAAGAAGATGGCTTTATCATTTCTGGGCCTGTATGGGAGTATTTTAGTAATCAACGTGTATTAAAACCAGAATTAAGAGTAACACCGTTTAGTGAAAAGGGTGCACTGGCTACACGCAAGGCATTGTTAGATGATTGTTTAGATGGATTAATGAAGGAAGTATTAATGGACAGACAGAATGGAATATTAGGTAAAACGGTTATTCATCCTAGCCATATTCGTGTTGTACATGCTTTATATGCTATTTCCTATGAGGAATATTTAGATGCGCTAAGTATTGTAGAAAATAATGATGGTCAAAAAGGTGTTTTGAAAAGTCAATATGCCAATAAAATGAACGAAATAAAACCACATATGAGATGGGCACAGCGAATTTTGCGTCAGGCACATGTATATGGGGTCTATCACGAGTCCATAGATTTTGCCTCACTTTTATTAAATTCAGAGATAGGGAGTAGTGACTGTCTATGCAACAAGTAA
- a CDS encoding ABC transporter substrate-binding protein: MKKKKLWTLGVMLILILSTILAACGGSDTKDAGSKDTSTSTGGKEASSSGPKTLVYGRGGDSTALDPATVTEGESFKVTVNLYETLINFGEKDVTLQPGLAKSWEPSEDGLTYTMQLEEGVKFHDGTDFNAEAVVKNFERWKAGADKFPYYHSQFTVGGKQVIESITADGDYKVTFKLAQPQATFLKNLAMSPFAIASPAAFEKNDEALKDHPVGTGPFKFVEWKRNESITIEKNPDYRIADLPKLDKVIFRSIPDNSTRFNELTNGDVDVVDGLSPSDKASIESNANLQLIERPSMNVGYLGLTVTRPPFDNVKVRQAVNYAIDKQALVDAFFEGLGEPAKNPMPPLVAGYNDEVKGYEYDPEKAKSLLAEAGYDGKEIELWAMPVPRPYMPDGQKIAEAIQKNLADVGMKSKIVSFEWATYLEKAENGEADAFLLGWTGDNGDADNFLYTLLDGDNIGSNNYTFYDNKELHKLLVAAQTEMDEDKRNALYKQAQEVISKDAPWVPLAHSTPILAANTKVTNYIAHPTGSDRLDTVDMK, translated from the coding sequence ATGAAGAAAAAGAAGCTTTGGACTTTGGGTGTAATGCTTATCCTTATTCTCTCGACAATCTTAGCTGCTTGTGGCGGTTCAGATACTAAGGATGCTGGTTCTAAAGATACGTCAACTTCAACTGGTGGCAAGGAGGCTAGCAGTAGCGGGCCAAAAACTTTAGTATATGGTCGTGGTGGCGATTCTACTGCTCTCGATCCAGCGACAGTGACAGAAGGTGAATCGTTTAAAGTGACGGTTAACCTCTATGAAACTCTAATTAACTTTGGAGAGAAGGATGTAACATTGCAGCCAGGACTAGCAAAATCTTGGGAACCTTCAGAAGATGGGCTAACGTACACTATGCAACTTGAAGAAGGTGTTAAGTTTCATGACGGTACTGATTTTAACGCTGAAGCAGTTGTGAAAAATTTTGAGCGCTGGAAGGCTGGTGCTGATAAATTCCCATACTACCATTCTCAATTTACAGTAGGTGGAAAGCAAGTAATTGAGTCGATCACTGCTGATGGTGATTATAAAGTTACATTTAAACTAGCTCAACCACAAGCAACGTTCTTGAAAAATTTAGCGATGTCTCCATTTGCTATTGCTTCGCCAGCAGCTTTTGAAAAAAATGATGAGGCACTTAAAGATCATCCAGTAGGTACTGGTCCATTCAAATTTGTAGAGTGGAAACGAAATGAGTCCATCACAATAGAAAAAAACCCTGATTACCGTATTGCAGATTTGCCGAAATTAGATAAAGTTATTTTCCGTTCTATTCCAGATAACTCCACACGATTCAATGAATTAACTAACGGTGATGTTGATGTAGTTGATGGTTTAAGTCCATCTGATAAAGCTTCAATCGAATCAAATGCAAATTTACAATTAATCGAACGTCCATCTATGAATGTTGGCTATCTTGGATTAACGGTAACACGTCCACCGTTTGATAACGTAAAAGTTCGCCAAGCAGTAAATTATGCAATCGATAAACAAGCATTAGTAGATGCGTTCTTTGAAGGATTAGGTGAGCCAGCAAAAAATCCAATGCCACCATTAGTTGCAGGCTACAACGATGAGGTTAAAGGCTATGAATATGATCCAGAAAAAGCAAAATCATTATTAGCTGAGGCTGGCTATGATGGTAAAGAAATCGAGCTATGGGCAATGCCTGTACCACGTCCGTACATGCCTGATGGTCAAAAAATTGCGGAAGCCATTCAGAAGAATTTAGCAGATGTTGGTATGAAATCTAAGATTGTATCGTTTGAATGGGCTACGTATTTAGAAAAGGCGGAAAATGGAGAGGCGGATGCGTTCTTACTTGGTTGGACAGGTGATAACGGAGATGCGGATAATTTCCTTTACACTTTATTAGACGGAGATAATATTGGTTCTAACAACTATACATTCTATGACAACAAAGAATTGCACAAACTATTAGTTGCAGCACAAACAGAAATGGATGAGGACAAGCGTAATGCCCTTTACAAGCAAGCTCAAGAGGTTATCTCTAAGGATGCTCCGTGGGTTCCACTTGCTCACTCTACCCCAATTTTAGCTGCTAACACTAAAGTTACAAACTATATTGCACATCCAACAGGTTCTGATCGTTTAGATACAGTAGATATGAAGTAG
- a CDS encoding ABC transporter permease has translation MLHYMGRRTFQLIPVLLGMTFIVFMLIRAIPGNPAQVILGQQATKEAVEALNASLGLNNPWYTQYFSYLGGIFQGDLGVSLRTKIPVSEEIFPYLAATAELALFAMIIAVVVGVNAGIISAWFQNSWFDYVAMVVALVGVSVPVFWLGLMEQWTFSNQLGWFPTSGREDVRDPITAITHFYLLDTLIQGRFDQFIEVLKRLVLPGMALATIPMAIIARITRASMLEVMRSDYVRTARAKGQKMFIVVYKHALKNAVIPVLTVIGLQTGLLLGGAILTETIFSWPGIGRYIYDAIGFRDYPVIQSGILVIAFIFIMINLIVDLLYTVIDPRIKYK, from the coding sequence ATGCTTCACTATATGGGAAGACGGACGTTTCAATTAATCCCAGTTTTGCTTGGAATGACTTTTATCGTTTTCATGTTAATTCGTGCAATTCCTGGTAATCCAGCACAAGTAATTTTAGGACAGCAGGCAACGAAAGAAGCGGTCGAAGCGTTAAACGCAAGTTTAGGATTAAATAATCCGTGGTACACACAATATTTTAGTTATTTAGGTGGCATTTTTCAGGGGGACTTAGGAGTATCATTACGAACTAAGATACCTGTATCAGAGGAAATTTTCCCGTATTTAGCGGCAACAGCTGAGCTAGCGCTATTTGCCATGATTATCGCAGTGGTAGTTGGAGTTAATGCTGGCATTATTTCTGCATGGTTCCAAAACTCATGGTTTGATTATGTAGCAATGGTTGTTGCTTTAGTTGGGGTGTCAGTGCCCGTTTTCTGGCTTGGTTTGATGGAACAGTGGACTTTTAGTAATCAGCTCGGCTGGTTCCCGACGTCTGGACGAGAAGATGTGCGAGATCCAATAACCGCCATTACTCATTTTTATTTACTAGATACGCTTATACAAGGGCGCTTTGATCAATTTATTGAGGTATTAAAGCGATTAGTATTGCCAGGGATGGCACTTGCGACAATTCCAATGGCGATTATTGCAAGAATAACTAGGGCGTCAATGCTTGAAGTAATGCGCTCTGACTATGTACGCACTGCTCGAGCGAAGGGACAAAAAATGTTTATTGTCGTGTATAAACATGCTTTGAAAAATGCAGTTATTCCAGTTTTAACAGTCATCGGTTTGCAAACAGGATTATTGCTTGGTGGTGCTATTTTAACAGAGACCATTTTTAGCTGGCCTGGAATTGGTCGTTATATTTATGATGCCATTGGCTTCCGAGATTATCCTGTTATTCAATCGGGTATTTTAGTCATTGCTTTTATTTTTATCATGATTAATTTGATTGTGGATTTACTGTATACAGTGATCGATCCACGGATTAAATATAAGTAG
- a CDS encoding TerD family protein — protein sequence MGINLQKGQRVDLTKGNAGLNKIKVGLGWDPVSQGKSGGFLGGLFSSKSESNERSIDCDSSVLMLQDDKVIAGDDVVYFGKLTSTCGSVRHSGDNLTGDGDGDDEVIIIELSSVPTQYNKLVFVVNIYDAAGRNQHFGMIQNAYIRVYDDRTGNELIRYNLSDNYSNLTTLICGEIYRHNNEWKFAAVGTGTNDMKLGDVVRRYQ from the coding sequence TTGGGAATTAATTTACAAAAAGGGCAACGTGTTGATTTAACAAAAGGTAATGCAGGTTTAAATAAAATTAAAGTTGGGTTAGGGTGGGACCCTGTAAGCCAAGGAAAAAGTGGTGGCTTCTTAGGCGGTTTATTTTCAAGTAAAAGTGAAAGTAATGAAAGAAGTATCGATTGTGATTCATCTGTATTAATGCTACAAGATGATAAGGTTATAGCAGGAGATGACGTTGTTTACTTTGGAAAATTAACAAGTACATGTGGTTCTGTCCGACATTCAGGCGACAATTTAACGGGTGATGGAGATGGGGATGATGAAGTTATCATCATCGAGTTATCTTCTGTACCAACGCAATATAACAAACTTGTTTTTGTCGTGAATATCTATGATGCTGCAGGACGTAACCAACACTTTGGTATGATTCAAAATGCATATATTCGTGTGTATGATGACAGAACTGGAAATGAATTAATTCGTTATAATTTATCTGATAATTATTCGAACTTAACGACGCTCATTTGTGGTGAGATTTATCGTCATAATAATGAGTGGAAGTTCGCCGCTGTTGGCACAGGTACTAACGATATGAAGCTTGGCGATGTAGTTCGAAGATATCAATAA
- a CDS encoding TerD family protein, with translation MGIQLSKGQRIDLTKQDPGLNNIGIGLGWDVKQFDGGQDFDLDASVFLLDASGKCRNEQDFIFYNNLKSADQSVEHIGDNRTGEGDGDDEKILVNLKQVSPQIEKIVVTVTIYDAEGRQQNFGQVLNAYVRLMNEDSGSEVLRYDLGEDFSIETAVVFCELYRHNGEWKFAAVGSGYKGGLAALINTFGLQ, from the coding sequence ATGGGTATTCAATTAAGTAAAGGGCAACGCATTGATTTAACAAAGCAAGATCCAGGCTTAAATAACATAGGTATTGGATTAGGCTGGGATGTGAAACAATTCGATGGTGGGCAAGACTTTGACTTAGATGCATCTGTATTTTTACTAGATGCATCTGGGAAATGCCGTAATGAACAAGACTTCATTTTCTACAATAATTTAAAGAGTGCAGACCAATCTGTCGAGCATATTGGTGATAATCGTACAGGTGAAGGCGATGGGGACGATGAAAAAATTCTTGTGAACTTAAAGCAAGTATCTCCTCAAATTGAAAAGATTGTTGTGACTGTTACAATTTACGATGCAGAAGGACGTCAACAAAATTTCGGACAAGTGTTGAATGCATATGTTCGTTTAATGAATGAAGATTCGGGATCAGAAGTACTGCGCTACGATTTAGGTGAGGATTTCAGTATTGAAACAGCTGTCGTATTTTGTGAGCTGTACCGTCATAATGGCGAGTGGAAATTTGCTGCAGTAGGCTCAGGCTATAAAGGTGGATTAGCAGCATTAATTAATACATTTGGCCTACAATAA
- a CDS encoding phosphoribosyltransferase family protein, with the protein MQQVKNKLNILQSYDIEIEITHNPYDFAATDLFKMAARINKKRQFLFVSTVLGKHLAVRPQIPLLTGNLLAMMYYQRLVDQEVNSIPSIVQALKTFNEQDDLQRSMDACMTLPEETLFIGFAETATALGHAVFNTFQSNAMYIHTTREVLPDFEPFVTFEEEHSHATSHNIYTEEPEKLLQAKRIVLIDDEITTGNTVVNIINTLRKKFPLVKHYTVLSILDWRSEQQQAIFKQLEEKWQVSVDFIAIMGGHFSCGGTPLLTSSPNRAMDCVAQDISLLPIKETGERRYYRSIAENGLENSEPYMLATGRFMLTSEQHSKQKDALQAIAKQLKKLRTDGPALVIGTGEFMYVPMQIAAYLGKDVYFQSTTRSPIYCTDHEDYTITEKIAFECPENNGVENYLYNVQSHPYSELFVVVERIANKEVLALFVKALQSVSNAKIYVVCMHEVEGE; encoded by the coding sequence ATGCAACAAGTAAAAAATAAGTTAAATATTCTTCAAAGTTATGACATAGAGATTGAGATCACACATAATCCATATGATTTTGCAGCCACAGATTTATTTAAAATGGCGGCACGTATTAATAAGAAAAGACAATTTTTATTTGTCAGTACGGTTCTTGGAAAACATTTAGCTGTTCGTCCACAAATACCATTGCTTACAGGAAATCTCCTAGCAATGATGTATTATCAGAGGCTTGTTGATCAAGAAGTAAATAGCATTCCATCTATTGTACAGGCACTTAAAACTTTCAATGAGCAGGATGATTTACAACGATCTATGGATGCATGTATGACACTGCCTGAGGAAACATTGTTTATTGGATTTGCAGAAACAGCAACAGCACTTGGTCATGCTGTGTTTAATACGTTTCAATCGAATGCTATGTATATTCATACGACACGAGAAGTACTACCTGACTTCGAACCATTTGTTACATTTGAAGAAGAACATTCACATGCGACAAGCCATAATATTTATACTGAAGAACCTGAAAAATTGTTACAGGCAAAGCGCATTGTGCTAATTGATGATGAGATTACAACTGGAAATACGGTCGTTAATATTATTAATACGTTACGGAAGAAATTTCCTTTAGTCAAGCATTATACGGTGCTATCCATTTTAGACTGGCGTTCTGAACAACAGCAAGCCATTTTTAAGCAATTAGAGGAGAAGTGGCAAGTATCGGTTGATTTTATAGCGATTATGGGTGGTCACTTTAGTTGTGGTGGTACACCGCTTTTAACAAGTAGCCCAAATAGAGCAATGGACTGTGTTGCACAAGATATATCGCTATTACCGATAAAAGAAACGGGTGAGCGTAGATATTATCGTTCTATTGCGGAGAACGGTCTAGAAAACAGTGAACCCTATATGCTAGCAACCGGAAGATTTATGTTGACGTCTGAGCAGCATAGCAAGCAAAAGGATGCATTACAGGCAATCGCCAAGCAATTAAAAAAACTACGAACAGATGGACCGGCACTAGTAATTGGAACAGGTGAGTTTATGTATGTCCCAATGCAAATTGCCGCTTACTTAGGTAAAGATGTTTATTTTCAATCAACAACACGAAGTCCGATTTATTGTACAGATCATGAAGACTATACAATAACAGAAAAAATTGCTTTTGAATGTCCTGAAAATAATGGTGTTGAAAACTATTTATATAATGTACAAAGTCACCCTTACTCGGAACTATTTGTAGTTGTGGAACGTATAGCAAATAAAGAAGTTCTAGCACTATTTGTGAAAGCATTGCAATCTGTAAGTAATGCGAAAATTTATGTAGTTTGTATGCATGAAGTGGAGGGAGAATAA